Genomic window (Lampris incognitus isolate fLamInc1 chromosome 3, fLamInc1.hap2, whole genome shotgun sequence):
TCCTTGCGGTAAACGCAGTACTTGTTGCGGTCCTGCGTGCCCAGCCAGGCCACGGTGGCGGAGGAGCAGGTGCGCAGCTTGTCAAAGGCTTTGATGCGCGTGTCCTCGGGAAGCGAGGGGAAGGGCTGCTTGCTGCTGGGTCGGGTGGTGGCCAGCACCTTCAGGGTGGAGGCGCCTTTCCTGCTGCCTCGCAGGCGGATCAGGTACTTGGCCTTTGGCTTCCCTCGAAGCTGGAACTGCCGTATGCCCTCCACGTTCTGGGAGAGCAGCAGCTTGCCGTCACGTCTCACCTGTACCTGCACGGCGTCCAGACATGTGTGGACAAACAGAGTGACCCtctggtgggaggagactggggCAAAGCGCAGAAACTTGCTGCCTTTTCTTTTAATAAAAACGTCAGATACTTTGCCATCCTTCAGCTCTACTGTCTTCTGGCGAGCCTCCTCTTTAGTGCGAGCAAAAGTGCCCACGTACGCTGTGCTGGTGTTGGTCGCAGAGTTCACAGCGAACACGTCGAAGTAGTACTGCGTGTCTGGTTTCAGATCTGACACTGTGAAGATGTTCTTATTGCCAATGCACACTTTCTGAATGTCCGACACTCTGGGTTTGGCTGTGTAAGACCGCGAGATCTTGTTACTTGTGAGGCCTCGGTCCTTGCCAAAATCATTGTCAGAGGGGACAAAGCCAAAGTGTGAAAAGTCAAAAGGGCTAAAGTCTCTGCCGGGCTTTGGAGCCAACATGAAGGCATCATCAACGCTGATCTTAGCCTCAGCAGCACACATGCTCTTGAAGTTGTGCTCCTTGTTGATAACTACACAGTATTGGACAGGCTGGCCCATCAGAAAGCCTGTTGGGGTGGGCTTCCAAGCCAAGGTGACAGTGGTACGGCCCAGTGCCGTCACGTCCACTCGAGGGTCGTATGGCAGCTCCGGGTAGGGCTGGTCAGATTCTGGTGTGGTGGTTGCATACACCTTGAAGTTGCTGTCCTTCTCTGTAGACAGCAGCTCCAGCTGGTAGAGACCAGAGGGCGTGCTGGTAGCCACATACGACTCCACATCATTGCCTTTGTAGTTGAATAGTTCAGTCCCCTCATCTACTGTCACCTGCTGCTTCTGTTGGTCCAGAGGTTCAGGCTCTCCTGGAAAACAAACAGAGACAACATGAGCTCTTTTCGTAACACTGCCTTAACAATTGGCCTCCACTGATATTGCAAAGATGaatatcttttttggggggggggggattttccctcctttttctccccaatggtacctggccaattaattaccccactcttctgagccatcccgatcactactccaccccctctgctgatccggggagggctgcagactaccacatgtctcttccaatacatgttgagttgccagccacttcttttcacctgacagtgaggagtttcaccagggggacgtagcgcgtgggaggatcacgctattcccccccagttccccctccctcccgaacaggcaccccaactgaccagaggaggtgctagtgtagcaaccaggacacatacccacatctggcttcccacccccagacacagccaattgtgtctgtagggacacctgaccaagctggaggtaacatggggatttgaaccggcgatccccatgttggtaggcaacggaatagaccgctatgctacccggatgtctCCGAGATGAATATCTTGACAGAGATACTCGCCAGTGTTTCCACTTTATCTCAACGTTTCACTCAACTGAGATGAGAAATAATTTCCACAGGTACTAAAAAAGAGCAGCTTAATGTGTTGATGCTGGTGAGGTCATGTTGAAGCTCCCAAAACCTCATGGAAGATTTGCCCATCAAAAGCCAGCAGCCATGTTTTCACTCTAAACACCCCACAACATCACAGGCCAGCATTCACTTGGCCTTTCCTGAGGAGTTTTGCTACAAAGAGGTGCCTTGTAGCCCGTACATGAGGGATACAATCTAAGGTCTTAGTTCAGCTAAGCAAGAAACCATAATATTATGATTGTCAACCAGTGAGCGTGCTCAGTGGTGTACTAAAAATTAATGGCCAAAGATCCACTCCCAGTTGAGACATTTAGCAAAGAGAGCAGCAAATTCAGGAAGAGACGTCAAAACTATGTTTTTATAGAATTAATGTTTGTCAGAAAATCCATACGGTTCCACCTATGTGAAGTCACGCTTCTTGATTTCTGATTTCTTTTGTTCCCTAATTtgtcattcatgctccggtcggTGATTAATTCTTTTACCCTCGGTTGAGGTGCGTGTCTTCAAAAACATAATCGCCTAATAAATCATTTTGTGATATTCAATCTGACAGTGGCACACATATactccacacgcacacacgcatacgtacgtacacacacagCTGCACATGCATTCATATTCAAATATATGCTCAAATCACACATGTGTATGCTCTTAAACCACCACTTTATTCATCTGCTGCGACTGGGTCTGATCTTTTGAGCTGAAAAGGATACTCTCCAGATGGAGAGAGGGCGATAGCATGGAAACTTGAAAAGGGGAGAAATGTAGACTGGATTCTAGGCAGAGCAGAGTAGCGTCCCTCTCTAAGATTACAGACGTCAGCTTGGTCAAGCCAGACATCATAAATGGTCAGACTAGACACCATGACTGTGAGATAATTAAAACCCTCCAAAACACCAGGCCTAACATCACTGTGTGGGCTAATTGTGTGTGTGGGATGGGCATATTTTCACACAACATGTGATTAACCTCTTCCACATCGTCCGATGTCGTTTACCTGATCCTTCTCCGCTGGCCTCCTCTGGCAGTTCCTGCAGGGTTAGTTTCCACTCCAGAGGAGCATCACAGGGCGTCACCGTCACAGACAGGGGTGTGTTGTCTTCCTCCACCACAAAATAGTACCTGTTAAAACAAGAGGTAAAGGGACTGTACAGTACGAATCACACTGTCTCCACGTAGTCAGATATAGTACGTATATGCTGGAGAGGAAGGGCGGTGTGGGCTGCAGAATAAAACCTTGAGCAGAGCGCCCTGGGCCTGTTTATGTCTTAGCATGCAGAGATTATATTGTTGCACCGACCTTGCTCTCTCTttgaactgactgactgacacgcCATTATGCGAACATGACTTTTTCATCAATTATTTATTTTGACACAAACGTAATACTTTATGTTCCAGTACTACAGCTGAAGTTTCCTTTCTGTTTACACTAAGTGGCCATCAACAGTTTTATTGTTTTCCTCTCTGAGTATTATGGCTGACTCAGCAGACATATCGAGTGCAAGAGCTTAAAAATCACAGAGGAGCATTTACCTACCCAGCACTGCCAATTACTGGACCTCCTATTATACCTTCACGATAGTAGCATGTGGATGTTTTGAACAcccaattgccccccccccaacaattgCTAACCAACATGTCACGGTACTCATTAAATGCAGCAGTTTTGTCATGTGGATTTAGACCTCCTTACCTCTTGGGTGTGTCTCTGAACAGGTAACCGCTAATCTCAGCTCCATCCGGTATGACGGAGGAGTCATGGAACAGGGCCTTGTCTCTGATTTGCATCTGGAACAGCCCTTCGTCTCGCGTGGGCAGCTTCTGGGCCACAGCCCCCAACCCTAACACAGCGACTAGAGCCACACACCATCCTAGGGGTCCTGTACACAGCCTCATCCTGGAAAATACAGAACAAAAACGTCAAGTCTCGCTGACGTTATCACATAACCCAGGATACTGGTAAAGACAGTTTGTTTTGTATATAGTGTGGGTTTACAGCTCAATATTTGTAAAGTCTTGACCAGGACAAATGTGTGCATGGTGGTTATTTCATGTGTCCAAAGGTGAATACAACTGCTCTTTATTGGAgattttcttgttttttctctCCTAGTATATtccatcctaaaaaaaaaaacaacactaagTCATTCTTAACTATATTTCATTGTACACCAGGTCAATTTTAGAACAGGGATCACAGTTGTGAGTGTATTTTCTTTCGTGGGCATTTTttcagcctggcagcctgtccagggtgtctccccgcctgccgcccagcgactgctaggataggctccagcatccccgcgaccctgagagcagcataagcggtttggataacggatggatggatggatggatggatggatggatggatggatagcaaaAACTGAGCGGGACCATGTGCTGCACACAAACTGATGAAGCTCCGACGAAGCCTACGGGCAAACATTgttgtttattgtttgtttgccAAGCTACAGTATATTCTCCGTTTGAAAcacgtaaaataaataaatcaagtcATGTATTCACAAATGTGGATTTccctttttttattcttttttgatTGTGATTTGCTCTCTGATGTTTCTGCTTTTGTCTACACAAACGTGTTTTCATGGCTGTCTGCAGTTCTGGCTTCAGCGTTAATTCAGCATGGCTCATAAAACCTCAGAACTGGATGAAACGAACGGGGGTACCACCCCACAAAAAACAAAGAGTTAGAGTAGAGAGAATATATCCGGCTCACGACACAGAGGACCCGAGACCGGAGAAGGATGTGGGGGGGCCATAGAAAGCCATGAAAACGGGAGCAGAGTTCCTGAGGGCCAAGAACATCAGATTGAAAATGAGGAAGAAGGGATGGAAAGAGATTGTCTGGGTCTCCAGGGGGCAATAATATTTGGAAAATAGCTTCATAAAGATGTTTAGTGTAGCTATTTGCCAGTGTGGGATGTGGCGCTGAGGACAGACTAGTGGCAGCTGACCATGCCTGAGAGCCTCTCACATATCCCCTGTCTATTGATTTTGCCACATTGATTGCAGCTGATGGGAACACCAAATCCCTGGTGATTTAATCAGCGTAATGACGGCAGATTAGCCAGATACTTTACTGCCATTTACTGCAAGCGAGAGGGTGTCCTTTTAatgacccctctccctctccctctctctctctcctctttctttctttcccttgaTCGCCCGTTCGTCCTTCAACGAATATAACTAATCTCTTTCTCGTtcacacatgtgcacatgtaATGTACATCCCGCCCCTTTCTCTGTCCCTCTTGTCAAACAGATTTCTTCCTCCCTCCCATGCTCCCCTCCCTCAAGATAGACAGATATAAGTAAAACCAGAGAGAACGGGCCTCAGCACACCGCTACGCTACAAACATGCCTTCGTTAGTGCGTTATCGTCCTTTAAAACGCAGGCcgaagggggaagggggaaggggggaggggggggccctTGACAGCCCCTGTCAGTGTCTCCGTCTGCCCCTGTTGTCTCGAGGCCAGCCTCCCATCACCCCGGCAGACTTCACAGAGCAAAAGAAAGCCATGTAAGTGGTACTTTGAGGTTCGACTCACAGAGAGAGGAGATCCTTATCGCCTCGGCTTGTCTCGTTCCACTTCAGAAGCGTGTCGGCCGGAACAAAGACGTGTCTATTAATACTCAAGACAGCTCTGAGGTGGTATGTACAGAGCTGTTCAGCACTGTCTTTCattccaccacaccacccccccaaaaaacaccatACAGTCATAGAGAGGCCCCGGGTTCATAACTGCCCACGCATTGGCGCTAGAGACGTCGATGTCATTATATATAATGTCTATTATCAGTTATATTCCAAGTGTTGTGTCACTGATGCATTTCCCTGCCTAGTTTGTGAAACAGCCATCGTGTATTTGAttagcgctgtgtgtgtgtgtgtgtgtgtgtgtgtgtgtgtgtgtgtgtgtgtgtgtgtgtgtgtgtgtgtgcgtgtgtgtctccaACATGTGCAATGTGCTCTTCACATGTGAGATTACTGATGTAAAGCCGATGGCTGTGCTGCCTAATATTTTTCCTCATCCCCGGTCTAATTGCGGTAAATATTGCGCTCCAGATTCAGATCCAGAATGTGGGAGCGCTGCCGAAAAAATGACACCTATATATATTTAACCAGTTGAGCTCGCTGGTGTCTGATCCCTGCGGTTGCGCGCGGACCCGTGCACGGCCGATATGGTCGTGCAGACTCGAACGGAGCTGCCTGTATATGCCTGCACCCGTCTCATGCCACGGAGCTCCCTTACCAAAATAAAACATCAAAAAAGCTGCATCTGGAACAAATAAGGCCTAATGTTTAATTAGAATGAGGGGGGAATGTATGATCGCAGTTTGGGGGAAGAAAATTTTAAGGCAAGATCACCCACAATCGTGTCAACTTTGTTTTGCTgcctctttttatttatttatttatacatttaTGTTTCAGCTTCACCCCGACCACAACTTTGTTGAAAACTTTTTTGGCTGAAGATCCAATATGTTTTGAGCCGAGAGAGGGCTATGTAATGTAGGTTTGCAGGCGATGGCTGAAATGTAGACTGATTTTTATTGATATAGGAAAATATCGATGATTGTTTTTTAAATCTCCCATTTACAAGATCAAGGCTAtcattccattaaaaaaaaaatcctgtaatGAGATTCAATTTCCAAAAAATGTGATCTGACTGCGTTAAAGTTCCCCTTCGTGTTAGCATGGTTCCTCTGGGATCACGACAAGTGCTTAGATGAGGAATGGCATCTCCTCATGCAAATATCCACTCTTGACCGCTCTGACCCTGGCCCCATTCGAGGCCATTACAAACAAAATTGGATGTTATATACAAAATGTTCGATTCACAATATGTCCTCTGAGGTCCCAGATGGACGCAATCTTTTCAAAACATCAATCAGCGGGCTACTAAACATCATCCATCAGTCCATTGATGGATGAGATGGAAGCAGAAGAATTCAGCAATTCACCAGATGTAACTCCCATCCAATCTGATAAACCACTCATTAATGAAAAATACTTCAAGCTAATTCACATAACACCGGTAAATGACAGCAAAATATTGCGTGGTTAGTGGGTctgctgtgagtgtgtgagtgtaaatatgtgtgctagtgtgtgtgtgtgtgagagagagagagagagagagagagagagagagatagagagagagagagtgagagaaagaagagagcaaTAAAGACAAgtcagagagagtgagcgagagaggagagtgagtgaaTGCATGCaaagtgtgtatgcatgtgtatccCTCATATGTGAAGCAAGAAACACATTGATTATGAGCACATGGATTCATgtgtggagtttttttttcttttttacgcaCAACACAAGGcagaacacatgcacacataacacaacacaacagcttACCCACGGCCACTCATCCACCAGGCCCACCCCTCCTCTGTTAccatgggtgcatgtgtgtgcgtgcatgtgcgctaGTGTCTTTAAGCATCAACCTATCCCTGACCTACCCTTTCTCCCCTCACTTTGTTTAACCGGTCTCTCCCCTACCCCTCCAGCTCCTTGTCAGGAAGGATAAGCCTCCTGCCTACTGCCACATGGAGCTCATTAGCAGAACGGGGGGGGAATAAAAGACACTTTAATTTCAACACAAATAAAGAGACATTTCGGATTCCACCCAACAAGGCGCCTGGCAGGGCTTACGGGACCTGGAGCCACTGTGTGTTTTCTTAAAGGAGCCCTGACGGCAGATTTACGGCCGGTCCTCGGTAGCAACCTCCATCATTGCTGTCACTTCAGGGCCAACATGAGCATAGGAAGTGAGTGGAGGATATGGAGCCGAGAGCCAAGGATGGAACCACACAGGACCTGGACCTATTCTATAGGCAGACCAAACCAGTACAGGTCTGGTACTCTTGGAGAGCCAAACAGTTCATTAATGAATTGGTAGAGACTGCGGTAAGGGCTCTGGTCCAAGCATGGAGAGATTTtctctctgttgtgtgtgtgtgtgtgtgtgtgtgtgtgtgtgtgtgtatgtgtgtgtgtgtgtgtgtgtgtgtgtgtgtgtgtgtgtgtgtgcgcgcacgcgcatgCGCTATGTGTCCAAACCATCAAATTCCTTTGCTGCAGACTGTGTGTAAGTCTAAATCATCACTCAGGACCTGTCTCCAAGCCATCCACAACATCACTCACAGATTGAGTTTCTGAACTTTTCCCATCATCAGACCACAAAGACATGTTGGCACAATAACACAACGAAAAGGAGAGCCTAGTTTCTGTCTCAGCCTCCCGGCTCTATGGTTCATCTCTGGAGCTTGCATTTAAAGCAATGCAACCTAGAACGATTCTTCGAGGATAGGGTCAGGTCGCAGAGGCCACTTTCTATTACTGCAAATTCAAATGAGTCATTCAAATGAAAGAGGTACCTCGGACGGATGTGCTCTCCATTTGCTGTCATTGTGActgggtggtggtggttggggggggggggtgatcacaGATTAGACGACAAAATGCCCCCCATGGGAAAGTCATCTAACCACTGCCTATCATTATGGATAAGGCCACCGACTGGCATAGTGGGAAATGAGTCAGTCCTGATCCGGACTGGTCTTACAGGGAGCACAGAACGTGTCTTCAGGAGTTATAGTCTGAGGGTACTGGCATAATAAGAGGCTTTGCAAAAGTGAAAGGAGATGGGAGAGTGGGTGTGGATATGATGAATAATTTAACAAGGAAATAAAAACGTGTCGCCGTGTCCTTAATCTTCCACCAATGACTCTGGATGTGACATGCAGTCCGGACAAAGGCAACGTGGAGGAGACTGTATATACACTGGCAGACTGGCTATAGTACCACAACACTGGCGGAATTCTTTCAGCCCGgagttttcatatgcaaatcacgGTTTAGTTACGGTATGCAACGCAGACCTTCCCATTTTAAGACTTTTTGTTCATGATTCCTTCCCCTGAGAAAGTGGACGGAGGCATCGCGGCTTCACCCCGCTAccaaacacagacatgcaaattCCCATTCCGAGTCTGTCTCTCATTAAAATACTGAgtggggaaaaacaaaaacaaacaaaggtcGCATCGTGGTCTGCGCGAAAAAGAAGGAAGGAAAATatacactttcttttttttctttttcccccgctTCGTTTTCATCTCGGGTTTGTCTCTGATATGGAGCATGTGAATGAACGTCCAGAGATGGCTCGGCCGGTTTGGATTGTGGAGAACTGCCGCGGTGGAGATGCGGAATGTAAATCCACTTACAGATTTCACAGGGTTGTTCTTATAGATGCCCTGCTCTCTCTAGGCCGGTTTAGTACCACTTCCCCATGCAGGTGCGTGACATgagaaacaacccccccccccatcaaacctGACAGTCACAACCCATGCGACCTTTTCACATCTTTAAATGCgcgtgtgtataaatatatatatatatatatatatatatatatatatatatatatatatatatatatatatatatgtgtgtgtgtgtgtgtgtgtgtgtgtgtgtgtgtgtgtgtgtgtgtgtgtgtgtgaaggtggtgCAGATGAAGAGAATACGTAGCGCGCTGGTCCGTAGAAAAGGGCGAGGAGGAGGCATATTGATGAATGCGGTGGCTTCACAGGCTCTGTCACCCCTGAGAGCATGGGAACCCTTCACGGCAACAAAGCGCAGGAAGGCAGCGAACTCTACGCCGCGTCCTTCGCAACTcctgcttaaaaaaaaaataaaaaaatgccgCGCAGCACTTTCACGAGAGACTCTCCGTACCGCGGTGACATGCTGACATGTGAACCGCCGCCACGGCGGAGGGACACCACCGAAATCAGAAGAACATGCGAGTTCTGCCTTGATTATAACGTGTGTCTGAAAACTCTTAACTTCCCGGAGTTGTAAACCGCAAAACCTCTTCCCCTCTTTTCTGGCACGCGTTTCAAAGACACGTCTCCGCCAACTTGGAGAGTCCTATGCTAGACTTTAACTTGATTTTTCACTTTTGGGacccgggacccccccccccccacacacacacacacacacacacacacacacacacacacaaacacatacacgtaAGAGCAGCCATCGGCGTCTATGTCAAAATAAAAGCTTCAGAAAAGTTGGGAGAAAGACTGGTCGTTTTCTGATTCTGTTTCCATCATTTCACCGATGTTGATTAAATTCGCTCATTCGCATCGCCGCATGTGAAAGCAAGAtcatacaaagagagagagggatagagagagacagagagagagagagagacgtgcgtTTTAAGAGCAATAGTGGTCCTTACCTTTTAGATGTTGAAAATGTCAAGTTGTCTAAAAAGGATGATGGTGCGTGTTTTCACGGCAGCTCTGTTATCGCCGCGATGATAAAAGCACCCTAATTGCGACTCTACGAAAACATTaaaaaaggaagggggggggaagTCAAAGTTGTCCGCCCTTTAATGTCCACTGGTTCCCTCGGTCCGGTCCCGGTGTAGTATCAATCGGATTAGGCAGAGCTGCTCTGATGCGTGTTGGCAGTTTCTTGCGGATTTAACTTGTCTCTgggagtcgtgtgtgtgtgtgtgtgtgtgtgtgtgtgtgtgtgagagagagagagagagagagagagagagagagagagagagagagagagagagagagagagagagagagagagagagagagagagagagagagagagagagagagagagagagagtagtagtagtagtatgagtgTGTATACAGAGGCAGCGCGTCCCTCCCCTGCCGCGCGCCGCCGCTATTGAAGGCTCGAGCGGATTGGAGGCAAAGTGGTGCGAACTTCTTCCCGCGCTCTCTGTAGGAAGGCTGTTCAGAAACAGCCTGACAACTGTATGAAACCAGCCCACTCCTCCAAGACGCCACCGCCGAGGGGAGGAAATCTAAGCAGGAGCACAGAACCAGCCGGTAACCTATCACACCGACTGGTAGTAACTTTCTTTATGAatgaaactcccccccccccacactaatTCCAACAGGGATACGAAGTAAATATGGGTTACCTCTTAGTTAGCCATTCACGAAACGTGTTCTTTAAGAGTTTGCGTATTTTTTTGTTCTTCCTCAAATCCAATTATTTTGAGTAGACTGCCGAGAAATGAGACATGTGCCGCAAATAACAACTCCTGTCTTGGTTTGTTCAAGAGCGGGGATCTCcctcatacctctctctctctctctctctctctctctctctctctctctctctctctctctctctctctctctctctctctctctctctctctctctctctctctctgtctctctctc
Coding sequences:
- the ndnf gene encoding protein NDNF; this translates as MRLCTGPLGWCVALVAVLGLGAVAQKLPTRDEGLFQMQIRDKALFHDSSVIPDGAEISGYLFRDTPKRYYFVVEEDNTPLSVTVTPCDAPLEWKLTLQELPEEASGEGSGEPEPLDQQKQQVTVDEGTELFNYKGNDVESYVATSTPSGLYQLELLSTEKDSNFKVYATTTPESDQPYPELPYDPRVDVTALGRTTVTLAWKPTPTGFLMGQPVQYCVVINKEHNFKSMCAAEAKISVDDAFMLAPKPGRDFSPFDFSHFGFVPSDNDFGKDRGLTSNKISRSYTAKPRVSDIQKVCIGNKNIFTVSDLKPDTQYYFDVFAVNSATNTSTAYVGTFARTKEEARQKTVELKDGKVSDVFIKRKGSKFLRFAPVSSHQRVTLFVHTCLDAVQVQVRRDGKLLLSQNVEGIRQFQLRGKPKAKYLIRLRGSRKGASTLKVLATTRPSSKQPFPSLPEDTRIKAFDKLRTCSSATVAWLGTQDRNKYCVYRKEVAENYGEEQRRREQNQCAGPETRRKSEKVLCKYFHSPNLQKAVTTETITGLEPGKTYLLDIYVVGHSGHSVKYQSKLVKTRKYC